DNA sequence from the Leptospirillum ferrooxidans C2-3 genome:
GGTTCTTCGTCTGGGTGTCGCAGGTCTTGGTTTTTCCCTCACTTTTGGGGAGATTGCCTCTGTTGGGGTAAAGGGATTTTTACTCGATACACTGGTTATCCTGGGGACCTACCTGTTTGCACGTCTTCTAGTTCGTCCGCTTGGTCTCAGTCAGGAGATTTCATGGCTTTTGGCAACCGGCACGGCGATCTGCGGTGCTTCGGCGGTCGCCGCGGCGAACTCCGTGGTCAAGGCCAAAGATGAGGAAGTGGCTTTTGCCGTGACGACTGTGACGTTTTTTGGAACCTTGTCGATGTTCCTGTTCCCGGCCATCGAGCACTGGATGGGGTTTCCTCTGGATGTCTATGGAGCATGGGCTGGTTCATCCATTCATGAAGTGGCCCAGGTCATCGGTGCAACCGTCAATGTGTCTCCCTCTTCACTGGCCCTTGGGACCATTCTCAAGCTGACCCGGGTTGTCTTCCTCTTGCCGGTGATCATTCTTCTCGAATTCTGGATCCTGAAAGGAAGACGGGAGAAAGGGGGCTCGAGCAGGAGGGAACATTTCCCCTGGTTTGTGGTTGCGTTTGCCGTGGTTGTCGGGATCAATTCCCTGCACATTCTCAAGCCTTCCCTGACCGATGCATTCAATAACCTTGACAGCATCCTTCTGGCAATCGCAATGGCGGGTCTTGGTCTTGAAACGAGGCTCTCAAAGGTTTTTCATGTTGGCGTCGCTCCGGTCAAGGCGGGAGTGGCATTATGGATCTTTGTCAGTGTTCTGGGATTCGTCCTGTCCTGGGCCTTTTATGGTCCACATGCGATCTGACGGGCCGGAAACATGTTCTGCTCCATTTTACCGTTTAGTCCCAATCATGGCCCTGAGTCTCAACAGTCCTGCTGTCACAATCTGATCGTTCGGGAGGAAAGGGCCTTCCAGTAGGATCTCTTTCCCGTTCTGCGCCATTTTGGAAACATTCAGACGAAGAAAGCCTGTTCCCCTTTTGACAAGGACCTGAAGTCCTCCCGCCTGATTCTGAAAGAGGGCCTCCTTGGGAACGATATATCCCTCCTGTGGCAGGTCGGGGACGATCTGCACAGAGACCCATAGGTCCGGACGGAAGCGGTGCTTTGGATTGGAAAGAGAGATTCTGATGGGAATGGTCCGCGTTTGAGGATCAGCCATGGGGAAAACTCTCGTGATCACCGCAGGAATTGTTTCAAATGGAGGGTGCAGTGTCCGGATGGATACCGGAAGACCAACCCTTATTCCTCTTTCCTGTCCCGGGTAAAGGTAGGCATCGACCCACAGGTGTGACAGGTCCGATATTTCGAAAAGCCAATCTCCCTGATGAACCTGATTCCCTTCAATCTCTCCGGTCTTGATGATGGTTCCGGCAATGCTTGACCGCACTTCATAGCGATCAGACGGCTTGTGTGTCTTGATCAGACGATCAATTTCCTTTTGTGAGGCTCCAAGAGTC
Encoded proteins:
- a CDS encoding YeiH family protein, which translates into the protein MIEKARHILPGLLLTASIALVAKLISSLDFLKAHLPLGPVMVAIILGIAVRNLVPVHGIFEGGIRFSFRQVLRLGVAGLGFSLTFGEIASVGVKGFLLDTLVILGTYLFARLLVRPLGLSQEISWLLATGTAICGASAVAAANSVVKAKDEEVAFAVTTVTFFGTLSMFLFPAIEHWMGFPLDVYGAWAGSSIHEVAQVIGATVNVSPSSLALGTILKLTRVVFLLPVIILLEFWILKGRREKGGSSRREHFPWFVVAFAVVVGINSLHILKPSLTDAFNNLDSILLAIAMAGLGLETRLSKVFHVGVAPVKAGVALWIFVSVLGFVLSWAFYGPHAI
- a CDS encoding efflux RND transporter periplasmic adaptor subunit, translated to MSRSETHKTPRNPSGLFSGLLLCATILFVLPGCTKHPKEHPKDAGSQEQQLNTMDFVKTIPIQKGRLSQEVIIPGRITFDPVHYRRVMSRVSALSTISIKAFPGDTVSRGELLAVLRSRQFQTAEAEAVSVLESHRINASGSRDLLSLALSKLKTLGASQKEIDRLIKTHKPSDRYEVRSSIAGTIIKTGEIEGNQVHQGDWLFEISDLSHLWVDAYLYPGQERGIRVGLPVSIRTLHPPFETIPAVITRVFPMADPQTRTIPIRISLSNPKHRFRPDLWVSVQIVPDLPQEGYIVPKEALFQNQAGGLQVLVKRGTGFLRLNVSKMAQNGKEILLEGPFLPNDQIVTAGLLRLRAMIGTKR